The Papaver somniferum cultivar HN1 chromosome 3, ASM357369v1, whole genome shotgun sequence genome includes a region encoding these proteins:
- the LOC113361124 gene encoding uncharacterized protein LOC113361124: MVFVFILMILARCLIEISVWILAAVFARLKGTCSKFYVTREWMCGGTRYSIVVVFPEYSKNMANTEVPRMLMLVVSLRCEVAINYYSQLDGVPMHIAGQDDSLHGSSPRTFLTEIYAPTFLTTITCVLRTCAEVLVHLMDILSHTSEVPCKEDDEWQNTHAIAGNRLIFPA; the protein is encoded by the exons AtggtttttgtctttattttgatgATACTCGCTCGTTGTTTAATCGAG ATTTCTGTGTGGATCCTGGCTGCAGTTTTTGCAAGGCTAAAGGGCACTTGCTCTAAATTTTATGTGACCAGAGAGTGGATGTGTGGAGGGACTAGATATTCTATTGTTGTAGTTTTCCCTGAATATAGTAAAAACATGGCTAATActgaggtcccaaggatgttgaTGTTGGTAGTCTCCTTGAGGTGCGAAGTTGCAATAAACTATTACTCTCAGCTCGATGGTGTTCCTATGCATATTGCAGGTCAAGACGACAGTTTACATGGGTCTTCTCCAAGAACATTTCTCACTGAAATTTACGCTCCCACTTTTCTCACAACAATCACATGTGTGTTGAGGACCTGTGCTGAAGTTCTTGTGCATCTCATGGACATACTCTCGCATACTTCTGAAGTTCCTTGCAAGGAAGATGACGAATGGCAGAATACTCATGCCATAGCTGGAAACAGACTCATTTTTCCTGCTTAG